A stretch of the Pedobacter sp. MC2016-14 genome encodes the following:
- a CDS encoding dTDP-4-dehydrorhamnose 3,5-epimerase family protein — protein MGEELIAGVFFYPLSPIETTGGKVMHAVKGLDIDLPAFGECYFSTAVFHDPKAWKKHTQMVCNLFVPKGAVRFVFYDDREGSADYGKIQEFELSENAYGRLVIHPGIWFGFASLAGDGDSIVMNVASMPHSREESMRLEPGSNTIPYQWKF, from the coding sequence ATGGGCGAAGAATTAATTGCTGGCGTTTTCTTTTATCCACTTAGCCCAATTGAAACCACGGGTGGCAAAGTAATGCATGCCGTAAAAGGGCTGGATATTGATTTACCTGCCTTTGGAGAATGTTATTTTTCTACAGCAGTTTTTCATGATCCAAAGGCATGGAAAAAACATACTCAAATGGTATGCAACCTTTTTGTACCGAAAGGGGCTGTGCGCTTTGTGTTCTATGACGACAGGGAAGGCAGTGCAGATTATGGAAAGATCCAAGAATTTGAGCTCTCCGAAAATGCTTATGGTCGCCTGGTTATCCATCCCGGCATATGGTTCGGCTTTGCCAGTCTTGCCGGTGATGGCGACAGCATTGTGATGAACGTAGCCAGCATGCCTCATAGCCGCGAAGAGAGCATGAGACTGGAACCCGGCAGCAATACTATTCCTTACCAGTGGAAATTTTAA